In a single window of the Arachis hypogaea cultivar Tifrunner chromosome 6, arahy.Tifrunner.gnm2.J5K5, whole genome shotgun sequence genome:
- the LOC112805795 gene encoding uncharacterized protein yields METMKRDTVIENSINEEATADNNASVNNNMSVDTAILNDVANPNSRSVNDSQSQGSSNLRGKTELAWKYVALQMVNGKPQYQCLFCLQIFNGGGIHRMKKHLAKMTGDVKKCSKVPYDVKKQMKKAIHEVDKRFARWLLDCKIPFNAVMSPYFQNMLDGVAGIGPGYKGPSYDKLRVHLLADLKRESQMLVDSYRSAWKETGCTLMVDGWTDQRQRTLINFLVYCSKGLCFVKSVDASSMVKNASHLCNLFSDVIEWIGPNDIVHVVTDNAANYVAAGRLINRKYDNIYWSPCDAHCLNLILKDISSMAHISNLTTRASNITVFVYNHTVFLSWLRQKPHWREIVRPGATCFATVFITLKSIFDHKKELQALVVDSIFTDHKLRRSATGRSVSAIIMDYKFWDDCFTVCKLVGPLIYLLRIVDADDKPSLGYVYEGMLRAEDAIKKMFRQSKTAYQPYTDIINSRWDKHLKKDLHAVAYFLNPKFFFNENYKEAPDVMRDEWWRLFGGSAPCLQKIVVCILSQASASSGCERNWSLFDQIHTKRRNRLDRLNGIVYVTYNLRLKSRKQKTQYDPIDYESISQVDFWVTEEVVEKEPDLPSNVDDLLREIDADLYQSGGGSSGLYAASLASSAQQVLADFDD; encoded by the exons ATGGAGACTATGAAGAGGGATACTG ttaTAGAAAATAGTATTAATGAAGAAGCAACTGCTGATAACAATGCTTCTGTGAATAATAACATGTCTGTCGATACTGCTATTCTGAATGATGTTGCTAATCCTAATTCCCGTAGTGTTAACGATAGTCAGTCACAAGGTTCTTCTAACCTTAGGGGAAAAACAGAGTTAGCTTGGAAATATGTTGCTCTACAAATGGTGAATGGAAAACCACAATATCAATGTTTATTTTGTCTACAAATTTTCAATGGAGGTGGAATTCACAGGATGAAGAAACATCTAGCAAAGATGACTGGAGATGTGAAAAAATGTTCTAAAGTTCCATATGATGTGAAAAAACAGATGAAAA AGGCAATACATGAGGTTGATAAACGGTTTGCTCGGTGGCTTTTGGATTGTAAAATTCCATTTAATGCTGTGATGTCGCcatattttcaaaatatgttGGATGGTGTTGCTGGTATTGGACCTGGTTACAAGGGGCCTTCTTATGATAAGttaagggttcatttgttggctgATCTTAAAAGAGAAAGTCAAATGTTAGTTGATAGTTATAGGAGTGCATGGAAGGAAACTGGATGTACCCTCATGGTTGATGGTTGGACAGATCAAAGACAAAGAACGTTAATTAATTTCTTGGTGTATTGTTCTAAAGGTTTGTGCTTCGTGAAATCAGTAGATGCTTCCAGTATGGTAAAAAATGCTTCACACTTGTGTAATTTGTTTTCTGATGTGATTGAATGGATTGGCCCTAATGATATTGTGCATGTTGTGACTGACAATGCGGCCAATTATGTTGCTGCTGGTAGGCTTATCAATAGAAAATATGATAATATCTATTGGTCACCATGTGATGCTCATTgccttaatcttattttaaaagatataagtAGCATGGCGCATATTTCTAACCTTACAACACGTGCTTCAAATATCACAGTATTTGTGTACAATCATACGGTTTTCCTATCTTGGCTAAGACAAAAACCTCATTGGAGAGAAATTGTACGTCCTGGTGCAACCTGTTTTGCAACTGTGTTTATCACATTGAAGAGCATCTTTGACCATAAAAAGGAGTTGCAAGCATTGGTTGTAGATTCAATTTTCACTGATCACAAATTAAGAAGGAGTGCTACTGGTAGATCTGTGAGTGCTATTATTATGGATTACAAATTTTGGGACGATTGCTTTACTGTATGTAAACTTGTGGGCCCTCTGATTTACTTGCTGAGGATTGTTGATGCTGATGACAAACCATCTTTGGGGTATGTTTATGAAGGAATGCTAAGAGCAGAAGATGCAATTAAGAAGATGTTTAGGCAATCCAAGACTGCATATCAGCCGTACACAGATATTATCAACTCAAGATGGGACAAGCATTTGAAGAAAGATCTTCATGCGGTAGCTTACTTCCTGAATCCTAAattcttttttaatgaaaattataaAGAAGCACCTGATGTTATGCGAG ATGAATGGTGGAGGTTATTCGGAGGCTCTGCTCCATGTTTACAAAAGATAGTTGTTTGCATTCTTAGCCAAGCATCTGCTTCTTCTGGGTGTGAGAGAAATTGGAGTCTTTTTGACCAGAttcatacaaaaagaagaaatagattgGATAGACTGAATGGCATTGTTTATGTTACCTATAATTTGCGTCTTAAATCCAG aaagcaaaagacacAATATGATCCAATTGATTATGAAAGCATAAG